A window from Sinorhizobium fredii encodes these proteins:
- a CDS encoding tetratricopeptide repeat protein, translating to MTLAAMTADVSGFTFQEAHRRRQRNPKLAAMLILGSALLLAGCQTDNASESMIRVERKQGSEENIASLSSVIASNPSDPEAYNVRGSAYGRAGEFRRALADFDQAIKLNPSFYQAYANRGLVHRNMGDQQAALADYNAALQLNPNYDVAYIGRGNLYRQANQLDPALNDFSKAIQLDTTDPRAYHNRGLIYQARNDHAKAIEDFSTAISLSPSSAEPYNGRGISYAAQGDDDNAFSDFNTAINLNGKLAESWANQALIYERRGEKAKAQKSYSHALQLDPKYEPARAGLERVKAMS from the coding sequence TTGACACTTGCTGCCATGACTGCGGACGTCTCCGGTTTCACCTTTCAAGAGGCGCACCGCCGCCGCCAGCGCAATCCGAAGCTTGCTGCCATGCTGATACTCGGCTCGGCTCTGCTGCTTGCCGGATGCCAGACCGACAACGCCTCCGAATCGATGATCCGCGTCGAGCGGAAGCAGGGCTCGGAAGAAAACATCGCGTCGCTGTCGAGCGTCATCGCCTCCAATCCGAGCGACCCGGAAGCCTATAATGTGCGTGGTTCGGCCTATGGCCGCGCCGGCGAATTCCGCCGGGCGCTTGCCGATTTCGACCAGGCGATCAAGCTCAACCCGAGCTTCTACCAGGCCTATGCCAACCGCGGGCTCGTCCATCGCAACATGGGCGACCAGCAGGCGGCGCTTGCCGACTACAATGCGGCGCTCCAGCTCAATCCGAATTACGACGTCGCCTATATCGGCCGCGGCAATCTCTATCGCCAGGCCAACCAGTTGGACCCTGCCCTCAACGATTTCAGCAAGGCGATCCAGCTCGACACCACCGATCCCCGCGCCTACCACAATCGCGGCCTGATCTATCAGGCGCGCAATGATCACGCCAAGGCGATCGAGGATTTCTCGACGGCGATCTCGCTGTCGCCGAGCTCGGCCGAGCCCTATAACGGCCGCGGCATTTCCTATGCGGCGCAAGGCGACGACGACAACGCCTTCTCGGATTTCAACACAGCCATCAACCTCAACGGCAAGCTCGCAGAATCCTGGGCAAACCAGGCGCTGATCTACGAGCGTCGCGGCGAGAAGGCCAAGGCGCAGAAGTCCTATTCGCACGCGCTGCAGCTCGATCCGAAATATGAGCCGGCCCGCGCCGGGCTGGAGCGCGTCAAGGCAATGTCCTGA
- a CDS encoding sarcosine oxidase subunit alpha, with product MSGVNRISGAGRLTPARTARFSFDGRTLTALEGDTVASALIANDIHLVGRSFKYHRPRGILSAGAEEPNALLDVSRDAARRQPNVRATVQEVFDGMKVASQNRWPSLAFDVGGFNDLLSPFFAAGFYYKTFMWPKAAWHALYEPFIRRAAGLGVAPTEPDPDHYASRYAHCDVLVVGAGVAGLAAALAAAKAGAKVILCDEQPDVGGALRYDSGTTIDGKPGYDWAQETGRALGGMDNVTVLARTTAFGYYNHNFVGLVERVTDHLASPDKALPRERLWQVRAKKVILANGAIERHMVFANNDRPGILLASAGRTFLNHFGVAVGKKVGIYTAHDSAYEAAFDLKKAGVAVPVLVDCREKPGEAVLEKARELGIEVLKGHSVVNTTGKLRIASITVARNGGSGARKIAVDALLVSAGWTPSVHLFSQSRGKVKFDAETERFLPGTYAQDCLSIGACNGTDDLQATIDEALAAGELAARASGAEGGAQVTLTGQNAFEWTGGMIGAAEGAGPDTTVKAFIDFQHDVCAKDIRLAVREGMHSVEHIKRFTTNGMASDQGKLSNMHGLAIAAEALGKGIPEVGLTTFRQPYTPVTFGAIVNHSRGSLFDPARKTPMHAWEEAQGAEFEDVGNWKRAWFYPKAGESMHDAVARECKTVRDVAGVFDASTLGKIEVVGPDAAQFLNLMYTNAWDNLKPGRCRYGIMLRDDGFVYDDGVVGRLAEDRFHVTTTTGGAPRVLQHMEDYLQTEFPHLKVWLTSTTEQWAVIAVQGPKAREIIAPLVEGIDLSNEAFPHMSVAEGRICGVPTRLFRMSFTGELGFEVNVPADYGQAVWEAIWARAEPMGACAYGTETMHVLRAEKGYIIVGQDTDGTLTPHDAGVSWAVSKKKPDFIGIRGLKRPDLVKDGRKQLVGLLTKDPKVVLEEGAQIVADPNEPKPMTMLGHVTSSYWSSNCGRSIALAVVAGGQARLGQTLYVPMADRTIAVEVSDTVFFDKEGGRLHG from the coding sequence ATGAGCGGGGTCAATCGCATTTCCGGTGCGGGGCGCCTGACGCCGGCCCGCACCGCACGCTTCAGCTTCGACGGCCGCACGCTGACGGCGCTAGAGGGCGATACGGTCGCCTCGGCGCTGATCGCCAACGACATCCATCTCGTCGGCCGTTCGTTCAAGTATCACCGCCCGCGCGGCATCCTTTCGGCCGGCGCCGAGGAGCCGAATGCGCTTCTCGACGTCTCGCGCGATGCGGCCCGCCGCCAGCCGAACGTGCGCGCCACCGTCCAGGAAGTGTTCGACGGCATGAAGGTCGCGTCGCAGAACCGCTGGCCGTCTCTTGCCTTCGACGTCGGCGGCTTCAACGATCTCCTGTCGCCCTTCTTCGCCGCCGGCTTCTACTACAAGACCTTCATGTGGCCGAAGGCGGCGTGGCACGCGCTCTACGAGCCCTTCATCCGCCGGGCAGCCGGCCTCGGCGTGGCGCCGACCGAGCCCGATCCGGATCATTATGCGAGCCGCTATGCCCATTGCGACGTGCTGGTGGTCGGCGCCGGCGTTGCCGGTCTCGCGGCCGCGCTCGCCGCGGCAAAGGCGGGGGCGAAGGTGATCCTCTGCGACGAGCAGCCGGATGTAGGCGGCGCGCTACGTTATGACAGCGGCACGACCATCGACGGCAAACCCGGTTACGACTGGGCCCAGGAGACCGGCAGGGCGCTTGGCGGCATGGACAACGTCACCGTGCTGGCGCGCACGACGGCCTTCGGTTACTACAACCACAATTTCGTCGGACTGGTCGAGCGGGTGACCGACCATCTCGCCTCGCCTGACAAGGCGCTGCCGCGGGAGCGGCTCTGGCAGGTGCGCGCCAAGAAGGTGATCCTCGCCAACGGCGCGATCGAGCGCCACATGGTGTTCGCCAACAATGACCGGCCGGGCATCCTGCTGGCCTCGGCCGGCCGCACCTTCCTCAACCATTTCGGCGTTGCCGTCGGCAAGAAGGTCGGCATTTACACCGCGCATGATTCCGCCTACGAGGCCGCCTTCGACCTCAAGAAGGCCGGCGTCGCGGTTCCGGTCCTCGTCGATTGCCGCGAAAAACCGGGCGAAGCGGTGCTGGAAAAGGCGAGAGAGCTCGGCATCGAGGTGCTCAAGGGGCACTCCGTCGTCAACACGACGGGGAAGCTGCGGATCGCCTCGATCACCGTCGCCCGCAATGGCGGCAGCGGGGCACGCAAGATCGCCGTCGATGCGCTGCTCGTCTCGGCCGGCTGGACACCCTCGGTGCACCTCTTCTCGCAGTCGCGCGGCAAGGTGAAGTTTGATGCGGAGACCGAGCGCTTCCTGCCGGGCACTTATGCGCAGGACTGCCTGTCGATCGGCGCATGCAACGGCACCGACGATCTCCAGGCGACGATCGACGAGGCGCTTGCCGCCGGCGAGCTGGCGGCGCGGGCCTCCGGCGCAGAAGGTGGTGCGCAGGTAACGCTCACCGGTCAGAACGCCTTCGAATGGACCGGTGGCATGATCGGGGCGGCCGAAGGGGCGGGGCCCGATACGACGGTCAAGGCCTTCATCGATTTCCAGCACGACGTCTGCGCCAAGGACATTCGCCTGGCCGTGCGCGAGGGCATGCACTCTGTCGAGCATATCAAGCGCTTCACCACGAACGGCATGGCCTCCGACCAGGGCAAGCTCTCCAACATGCACGGGCTCGCGATCGCCGCGGAAGCGCTCGGCAAGGGGATCCCCGAGGTGGGGCTGACGACCTTCCGCCAGCCCTATACGCCGGTTACCTTCGGCGCGATCGTAAACCATTCGCGCGGCAGCCTGTTCGATCCGGCCCGCAAGACGCCGATGCATGCCTGGGAGGAGGCGCAGGGCGCCGAGTTCGAGGATGTCGGCAACTGGAAGCGCGCCTGGTTCTATCCGAAAGCCGGTGAGAGCATGCATGACGCCGTCGCCCGCGAGTGCAAGACCGTCCGCGACGTTGCCGGCGTCTTCGACGCCTCGACGCTCGGCAAGATCGAGGTCGTCGGCCCCGATGCAGCCCAGTTCCTGAACCTGATGTATACCAACGCGTGGGACAACCTGAAGCCCGGCCGGTGCCGCTACGGCATCATGCTGCGCGACGATGGCTTCGTCTATGACGACGGCGTGGTGGGCCGGCTCGCCGAGGATCGCTTCCACGTGACGACGACGACCGGCGGCGCGCCGCGCGTCCTGCAGCACATGGAAGACTATCTCCAGACGGAGTTCCCGCATCTCAAGGTGTGGCTGACCTCGACGACGGAGCAATGGGCCGTCATCGCCGTGCAGGGACCGAAGGCGCGCGAGATCATCGCGCCGCTCGTCGAGGGCATCGATCTTTCGAACGAAGCCTTCCCGCATATGAGCGTCGCCGAAGGGCGGATCTGCGGTGTTCCGACCAGGCTCTTCCGCATGTCGTTCACCGGCGAGCTCGGCTTCGAGGTCAACGTCCCGGCGGATTACGGCCAGGCGGTTTGGGAGGCGATCTGGGCCCGGGCCGAGCCGATGGGCGCCTGCGCCTACGGGACGGAGACGATGCACGTTCTGCGCGCCGAGAAGGGCTACATCATCGTCGGCCAGGACACCGACGGCACCCTCACGCCGCATGACGCCGGTGTTTCCTGGGCGGTGTCGAAGAAGAAGCCGGACTTCATCGGTATTCGCGGCCTGAAGCGGCCCGATCTCGTCAAGGATGGCCGCAAGCAGCTCGTCGGCCTGCTCACCAAGGATCCGAAGGTGGTGCTGGAGGAAGGCGCGCAGATCGTCGCCGATCCGAACGAGCCGAAACCCATGACCATGCTCGGTCATGTGACCTCGTCCTACTGGTCGTCGAATTGCGGCCGCTCGATCGCGCTGGCCGTCGTCGCCGGCGGACAGGCGCGCCTCGGCCAGACGCTCTACGTGCCGATGGCCGACCGGACGATTGCGGTCGAAGTGAGCGACACGGTGTTCTTTGACAAGGAAGGAGGTCGCCTCCATGGCTGA
- a CDS encoding DUF992 domain-containing protein gives MIRHIVIAAAALAALSGTAPAQNYMALGRLTCGSEGGTGLIVTSTKNLMCTFKPADGSPGAVYAGRITKIGIDIGSTGKTVMVWDVLAKTGTPFTEYALAGEYTGLGADASFAVGGGAKVIAGGTNKAFMLQPINVQVQEGLNVALGIDHLILAPAG, from the coding sequence ATGATCAGACACATTGTCATCGCGGCGGCCGCCCTTGCGGCCCTTTCAGGAACGGCGCCCGCCCAGAACTATATGGCGCTCGGTCGCCTGACCTGCGGCTCCGAGGGCGGCACGGGGCTCATCGTCACCTCCACTAAAAACCTGATGTGCACCTTCAAGCCTGCGGATGGATCGCCAGGAGCCGTCTATGCCGGCAGGATCACCAAGATCGGCATCGACATTGGCTCGACCGGCAAGACCGTCATGGTCTGGGACGTGCTGGCGAAGACCGGCACGCCTTTCACCGAGTATGCGCTGGCCGGCGAATATACCGGTCTCGGTGCCGATGCGAGCTTCGCCGTCGGCGGCGGCGCAAAGGTTATCGCCGGCGGCACCAACAAGGCCTTCATGCTGCAGCCGATCAATGTCCAGGTCCAGGAGGGCCTGAACGTCGCGCTTGGCATTGATCATCTGATTTTGGCGCCGGCGGGCTGA
- a CDS encoding class I SAM-dependent methyltransferase yields MTLPSYAMNQASFPEMYERWLVGPLFRPWAEMTLEELALSPGDRVLDIACGTGVAARVARERLGHAAYVVGIDISPDMLAVARAVEPAIDWREGNASALPLRDGEQFDVLVCQQGLQFFPDKPAAAAQMRGALAKGGRLALATWRPDDEIPFFRELRRVAERHLGAIVDQRYSLGDAAPLEALLRDAGFHEVRSRIVSRTIRFEEGAPFLRLNTMALVGMSSLAKEMGNQERKRIVDEIVSESASALQPYSDGSGLAFELSTNLATAKG; encoded by the coding sequence ATGACGCTACCCAGCTACGCAATGAACCAGGCAAGTTTCCCGGAGATGTACGAGCGGTGGCTAGTCGGTCCTCTTTTCCGCCCATGGGCCGAAATGACTCTCGAAGAGCTGGCACTATCTCCAGGCGACCGTGTCCTCGATATCGCTTGCGGAACAGGAGTAGCGGCGCGCGTTGCAAGAGAGCGACTCGGTCACGCCGCATATGTCGTCGGCATCGACATCAGTCCGGATATGCTTGCCGTGGCGCGCGCTGTGGAACCAGCCATAGACTGGCGCGAAGGCAATGCCAGCGCACTGCCTCTTCGCGACGGAGAGCAGTTCGACGTGCTCGTCTGCCAGCAAGGACTGCAGTTTTTTCCTGACAAGCCGGCGGCGGCAGCGCAGATGCGTGGCGCGCTGGCAAAGGGTGGCAGGCTGGCGCTGGCCACGTGGCGCCCAGACGATGAAATCCCGTTCTTTCGGGAGCTGCGCCGCGTCGCGGAGCGCCACCTGGGCGCCATCGTCGATCAGCGGTACAGCCTAGGGGATGCTGCCCCGCTTGAGGCGCTGCTGCGAGACGCAGGTTTCCATGAGGTCCGATCAAGGATCGTTTCGCGCACCATCCGTTTCGAAGAAGGTGCACCCTTCCTGCGATTGAATACGATGGCGCTGGTTGGGATGAGTTCTCTAGCCAAGGAGATGGGCAATCAGGAACGCAAGCGCATCGTGGACGAGATCGTGAGCGAGAGTGCGTCCGCGCTGCAGCCATACAGCGATGGATCGGGACTCGCTTTCGAGCTCAGCACCAATCTGGCGACAGCCAAAGGGTAA
- the rpsU gene encoding 30S ribosomal protein S21 → MQVLVRDNNVDQALRALKKKMQREGIFREMKMRDFYEKPSQKRAREKAEAVRRVRKLARKRAQREGLLAR, encoded by the coding sequence GTGCAGGTACTTGTCCGCGATAACAATGTCGATCAGGCGCTTCGCGCACTCAAGAAGAAGATGCAGCGCGAAGGCATTTTCCGCGAAATGAAGATGCGTGACTTCTACGAAAAGCCGTCCCAGAAGCGTGCGCGCGAAAAGGCCGAGGCTGTCCGCCGCGTTCGCAAGCTGGCTCGCAAGCGCGCGCAGCGTGAAGGCCTCCTGGCCCGCTGA
- a CDS encoding phosphotransferase enzyme family protein has translation MYDFDPLYSTSQTEAIERFIDKHYALGAPVSCQLLQRGLNDVYLASVTSSERYVFRLSHHRARGPANVRSETAFLTHLSKLGVPVAAPIPTRDGTFFLQGHAPEGARDGVLFQAIDGREPLATGTGDAWANGKTLALLHNAAETFPADGALYQLDLEHLLHRPLARIRDSGIVEDALVLSDLGQIAERTAAAIKAFRNLTWTYCHGDCHGFNSRINGAGEAVFFDFDDGGPGYLAYDLAVFLWAQVSFGRSLTAMWAAFVDGYQSIRPITPDDFEAAIRFVIVRHFWLMGEYASRAREWGSNSVGWIAREVTFLRTWETERFVGRLF, from the coding sequence ATGTATGACTTTGATCCGCTATATTCGACCTCTCAGACTGAGGCGATCGAACGCTTTATCGATAAGCACTACGCGTTGGGAGCGCCGGTTTCTTGCCAGTTGCTTCAACGCGGCTTGAATGACGTTTACCTGGCCAGCGTGACGAGCAGCGAGCGTTATGTGTTTCGGCTTTCTCACCATCGCGCGCGTGGGCCAGCCAACGTCAGGAGCGAAACTGCATTTTTGACCCACCTCTCTAAATTGGGAGTTCCGGTCGCCGCGCCCATTCCGACACGCGATGGCACGTTCTTCCTTCAAGGGCACGCACCAGAGGGTGCACGCGATGGTGTGCTTTTTCAGGCGATCGATGGCCGAGAACCGCTTGCAACTGGCACCGGTGATGCTTGGGCCAACGGAAAGACCCTTGCTCTACTGCATAACGCGGCCGAGACATTTCCGGCTGACGGTGCGCTGTACCAGCTTGATCTGGAACATTTGCTGCATCGGCCTCTTGCCCGAATCCGCGATAGCGGAATTGTGGAAGATGCACTTGTCCTCAGCGACCTTGGACAGATCGCCGAGCGGACTGCGGCGGCTATCAAGGCGTTCAGAAACCTAACATGGACGTATTGCCACGGGGACTGCCACGGCTTCAATTCGCGTATCAATGGGGCTGGAGAAGCCGTGTTTTTCGATTTCGATGACGGAGGTCCGGGATACCTTGCGTACGACTTGGCCGTTTTTTTGTGGGCACAAGTCTCTTTCGGCCGGTCGTTGACTGCTATGTGGGCTGCCTTCGTTGACGGATATCAGTCAATCCGACCAATAACTCCTGACGACTTCGAAGCAGCTATTCGGTTTGTGATCGTCCGCCACTTTTGGCTGATGGGTGAGTACGCGAGCCGCGCACGAGAGTGGGGGAGCAACAGTGTCGGTTGGATAGCACGGGAGGTCACTTTTCTCAGGACATGGGAGACTGAGCGATTTGTCGGTCGCCTATTCTGA
- a CDS encoding sarcosine oxidase subunit beta family protein — protein MRKYSVFAVAREALRGHKGWGPHWASPEPRPHYDVIIIGGGGHGLGAAYYLAKEHGITNVAVLEKGWIGGGNTGRNTTIIRSNYLYEESMDIYEHSLKLWENLSQDLNYNVMYSPRGVMMLSHNIHDQQSFKRHINANRLYGIDNEWLTPEQAKAYCPPLDIAKTARYPINGAALQRRGGTARHDAVAWGYARGASDRGVHIIQNCEVTGIRRDETGRVTGVDTNRGFIGAKKIGISAAGHSSVLMQMADVRVPLQSQPLQALVSEPLKPIFPCVVMSNSVHAYISQSDKGEFVIGAGTDQYNSYSQTGGLQIITHTLDAICELFPMFRRVKMMRQWGGIVDVTQDRSPIQGVTPVPGLYLNAGWGTGGFKATPGSANLFAHLIARGEPHRLAAGLTLERFRTGRLIDEAAAAAVAH, from the coding sequence ATGCGCAAATATTCTGTTTTCGCCGTGGCGCGTGAGGCACTGCGCGGCCACAAGGGCTGGGGCCCCCACTGGGCCTCGCCGGAGCCACGCCCGCACTATGATGTGATCATCATCGGCGGCGGGGGGCATGGCCTTGGGGCAGCCTATTATCTCGCCAAGGAGCACGGCATCACCAATGTCGCCGTGCTTGAAAAGGGATGGATCGGCGGCGGCAATACCGGCCGCAACACGACGATCATCCGGTCCAACTATCTCTATGAAGAGAGCATGGATATCTACGAGCATTCGTTGAAGCTCTGGGAGAACCTGTCGCAGGACCTGAACTATAACGTCATGTACTCGCCGCGCGGCGTGATGATGCTGTCGCACAACATCCACGACCAGCAGTCCTTCAAGCGGCATATCAATGCCAACCGGCTCTACGGCATCGACAACGAGTGGCTGACGCCGGAACAGGCAAAGGCCTATTGTCCGCCGCTCGATATTGCCAAGACCGCCCGCTACCCGATCAACGGTGCGGCACTGCAGCGCCGCGGAGGCACGGCGCGTCACGATGCGGTCGCCTGGGGCTATGCGCGTGGAGCGTCCGACCGGGGCGTGCACATCATCCAGAATTGCGAAGTGACCGGCATCCGCCGCGACGAAACCGGCCGCGTTACCGGCGTCGACACCAATCGCGGCTTCATCGGCGCGAAGAAGATCGGCATTTCCGCCGCCGGCCACAGTTCGGTGCTGATGCAGATGGCGGATGTGCGCGTGCCGCTGCAGAGCCAGCCGCTGCAGGCGCTGGTCTCCGAGCCGCTGAAGCCGATCTTCCCCTGCGTGGTGATGTCGAACTCGGTGCATGCCTATATTTCGCAGTCCGACAAGGGCGAGTTCGTCATCGGCGCCGGTACCGACCAGTACAATTCCTATTCGCAGACCGGCGGCCTGCAGATCATCACCCATACGCTCGACGCGATCTGCGAGCTCTTCCCGATGTTCCGCCGCGTCAAGATGATGCGGCAATGGGGCGGCATCGTCGACGTGACCCAGGACCGCTCGCCGATTCAGGGGGTGACGCCGGTGCCGGGGCTTTACCTCAATGCCGGCTGGGGCACGGGCGGCTTCAAAGCGACGCCGGGTTCGGCCAATCTCTTCGCCCATCTGATCGCACGCGGGGAGCCGCACCGGCTCGCCGCCGGGCTGACGCTCGAGCGCTTCCGCACCGGGCGGCTCATCGACGAGGCGGCTGCCGCCGCCGTTGCGCACTAG
- a CDS encoding adenylate/guanylate cyclase domain-containing protein — protein MKDQAIRDIVLWMSDEAIRGLKEQDLLAGFCDRCHAAGVHVDRALGLIDTLHPEFEGRAFQWNRESDEVPDVLHYGSTTSGEALANWQRSLFFHMLQADETERRIRLAQERDIPFTTLDTLKSEGHTDCVGFIHRFTDRGRVGQMDCFYSHWATKRRAGFSDEDLDVLRTLVPTLALAVKAASCVRIIGTLADVYLGQDAGRRVVEGSIERGAAERIEAVMWFSDLRNYTRIAESIAPEEVIPFLNDYSGTVITAIEEHGGSVLKLIGDGVLAIFNGRQPADACNAAIAAERQLRVMLAELNEQRLGEGKPTTDVYLGLHIGEVFYGNIGSRNRLDFTVVGPAVNEVSRIVSMCRSVERHLIMSSEFIEASPAAHRANAVSLGRFALRGVARAKELFTWDPEIAGAPEPD, from the coding sequence ATGAAGGACCAGGCAATCCGCGACATCGTTCTATGGATGTCGGACGAGGCAATTCGCGGGCTCAAGGAACAGGACCTTCTTGCGGGCTTCTGCGACCGTTGCCATGCTGCCGGCGTTCACGTCGACCGCGCGCTCGGGCTGATCGACACGCTCCACCCGGAATTCGAGGGCCGCGCCTTCCAGTGGAACAGAGAAAGCGATGAAGTGCCGGACGTTCTGCACTACGGCTCGACGACCAGCGGCGAGGCACTGGCGAACTGGCAGCGCTCTCTCTTCTTCCACATGCTCCAGGCAGACGAAACAGAACGCCGCATTCGCCTTGCGCAGGAGCGAGACATCCCCTTCACCACCCTCGACACGCTCAAGTCCGAGGGACACACCGACTGTGTCGGCTTCATCCACCGCTTCACCGACCGCGGCCGGGTAGGCCAGATGGATTGCTTTTACTCCCACTGGGCGACGAAGAGACGTGCAGGCTTCAGCGACGAGGACCTTGACGTGCTCCGGACGCTGGTGCCGACGCTTGCGCTCGCCGTGAAGGCGGCCTCCTGCGTCCGCATCATCGGCACGCTCGCAGACGTCTATCTCGGCCAGGACGCCGGGCGGCGCGTGGTCGAGGGCAGCATCGAACGGGGGGCGGCCGAGCGCATCGAGGCGGTCATGTGGTTCTCGGACCTGCGCAACTACACGCGCATCGCCGAGAGCATTGCGCCGGAGGAGGTCATTCCCTTCCTCAACGACTATTCCGGTACGGTGATCACGGCAATCGAGGAGCATGGCGGCAGCGTACTGAAACTGATCGGCGACGGCGTCCTCGCGATTTTCAACGGCCGCCAGCCGGCCGATGCCTGCAATGCGGCGATCGCCGCCGAGCGGCAACTGCGCGTCATGCTCGCCGAGCTGAACGAGCAACGGCTCGGGGAAGGAAAGCCGACCACCGACGTGTATCTCGGCCTGCATATCGGCGAGGTCTTCTACGGAAACATCGGCAGCCGGAACAGGCTCGACTTCACCGTGGTCGGCCCGGCCGTCAACGAGGTGAGCCGCATTGTTTCGATGTGTCGCTCGGTGGAACGGCACCTCATCATGTCTTCGGAGTTCATCGAGGCCTCTCCGGCCGCCCATCGCGCCAACGCCGTTTCGCTCGGCCGCTTCGCGCTTCGCGGCGTCGCAAGAGCGAAGGAACTGTTCACCTGGGATCCGGAGATCGCCGGCGCGCCAGAGCCGGACTGA
- a CDS encoding sarcosine oxidase subunit delta — protein sequence MLLIYCPYCEEERSELEFRNGGDAHIARPTNIAEISDEEFEAYFFLRDNPKGVIFERWRHIHGCGRFFNAARDTVSDRFLTTYKAGEPKPNLDAAPETSATVETYEALEGAAQ from the coding sequence ATGCTTCTGATTTACTGCCCCTATTGCGAGGAAGAGCGCTCGGAGCTCGAATTCCGCAACGGCGGTGATGCCCACATCGCCCGTCCGACCAACATCGCCGAGATCAGCGACGAAGAATTCGAGGCCTATTTCTTCCTGCGCGACAACCCGAAGGGCGTGATCTTCGAGAGATGGCGCCACATCCACGGCTGCGGCCGGTTTTTCAACGCCGCCCGCGATACGGTCAGCGACCGGTTCCTGACGACCTACAAGGCCGGCGAGCCGAAGCCCAATCTCGACGCGGCGCCCGAGACGAGCGCGACGGTCGAAACCTACGAGGCCCTGGAAGGAGCAGCCCAATGA